In Candidatus Dadabacteria bacterium, the DNA window CTGGTAATCGGAAACCTTCTGAAAATACGGCAGAACCGCGAGCACGACAGCTCCCAGAAGGGGGAAAAATACGAGCAGGGACAAAATGTTGTTATCGAGACTCACGTTCAGGCGGACCGAAGCAAAAAGAATAAAATTGCCCTAATTATACTTTCATAAAATTTTGTTCACAACCGCGCACGTGAAAAAATTCAAATTCCTGCGACAGGTCCTGAAAAAACTATTGATTACTGAAAGAAATACGGGTGACGAAAAAGAAAAAGAGCGGAAAATATTTGATTATCTTCCGCTCTTCTGATCCGTGAATAACTTAAGAATATGCTTTAGCTGTTATCTCCATTACCTCTATATTACTCTGTTTTCCTACTGGTCCGGGAACCAATATTGCAAGATCGACTCCAGCTGCGAAATGCTCCTCAAGCTTTGCCTTGCAATGATCGGGCGTACCGGCAAGCGCTACTGAATCTATCAGTTCGTCTGTGAACGCTTCGGCCGGATTTGCTCCGTCCTGCACCTGGTCGATTATATCTCCGAAGCCTATGTTTCTTATGAGTCTCTGGTAAAAAGGGAACCTGGCGTATGGACCGAGCCCTCTTTTGGCTGCGGCGACGGCCGCGGCTCCATCATCCGAGACAAAGGACGGAATGCCGTTTGTAATTGATATAGCTGAAGGATCCCTTTCCGCTTTCGCGGCGCCCGCAGCGACATGTTCTTTTAAGGTAGCTATATAGGCGGGAGGACAAAGATACGGCATAATGCCATCGGCAACCTCTCCAGCAAGCTCCGCGGCAGCTTTTGTAAGGCCGGCTATGTGGACCGGGAGATCGGGCACTTTTCTTTTAAGAGAAAGCCTTGGAGACGTTCCGTCGGCAAACGCCCTCACTTCCCCGACATAGCTTCTCATGGCCTCAATCGGGTTTCCCATGTCTATATCGTATCTGTTGTTGACGGGTTTATGGCTCACTCCGAGTCCGA includes these proteins:
- a CDS encoding LLM class flavin-dependent oxidoreductase, with amino-acid sequence MGKIATTSPVWGCSISDLRGLAKITEEAGFDGIFSPEVPPYNAITNAQVFAECTERINVGTWIANIYMRQPVVATATALTIQEITDGRMILGLGVSHKPVNNRYDIDMGNPIEAMRSYVGEVRAFADGTSPRLSLKRKVPDLPVHIAGLTKAAAELAGEVADGIMPYLCPPAYIATLKEHVAAGAAKAERDPSAISITNGIPSFVSDDGAAAVAAAKRGLGPYARFPFYQRLIRNIGFGDIIDQVQDGANPAEAFTDELIDSVALAGTPDHCKAKLEEHFAAGVDLAILVPGPVGKQSNIEVMEITAKAYS